TTCAAGTATCTGGCTTTTATATTACAACTAGCAAAGCATGCTGAGTTAcgtaaaaattatttttcttcaaaattatttaagctaataatttaacCTAGTtgttaatttatattttttatataagcAGACCAGAAGctaaaagatattttgattatttcttattcatatttatttccGATTAGTGGTAACTAATAAATGTTGCAAGAAGGgttaatataaaaagtaattcaaatggtatattactttttatAAAACCTAGTTGTGTGCCTGTCAAATATTGAGGCAACCGTGTAATAAAGTAATAGTATTTATTAGAATgcattatatatttctatcattaagaatttgatttttggCGTTTATTCGGTAAGTTTAGCAGAACGCGATAGTTAATTCGAAAATTGAAGACAATTGTAAAACTTGATTGCCACGATGACTCGATATGTAAACAGAAAGCAATTAAAGCAATAAACATTCTTcttatttcaattattcaTTTAACATTTCCTTAAACAACCAATTATATTCATGTGCATATAGTGTAACAATTGAGAAtctgtaaaatatttattgtcGATCATGGTAGAAAAAAGTGAATCGAAAAGAGATGGAcatgaaatttttgaagataaaGTAAATATCAAGAAACCTAAATTACTTCAGGATGAGAATATCAATATAAACTCTGGCAATGAAATAGCTACAAATAGTGAAGAGATGCATAAAGAACATCAAGAAAACCTGTTACAAGAGAATGATAGCAATCAAGAAAATCAAGAAGGTGATcatattaaagataatacGCTGGATAATGTAAAGAACCAGCAAGATGCTGGTAATCATTCTGTGATAAGTGAAGACCAAAACAAAGATGTTAGCGTGAAAGCTAATGATGAGAAAGATAACGACCTTGAGGATAACAAGCCTATTGGTATTCAAGATGAAATTGCAGATCAAGACAAGGgtatcattaaatttaattttgatggtgttgattataaatttaaagaaagatCGAGTGTCATAGAGGAAAAACAAGGGAAAATTGAATTCCGTGttgttaataatgataatacaaGGGAAAATATGATGGTTTTAACtggtttgaaaaatatatttcaaaaacaattaCCTAAAATGCCAAAAGAATACATTGCAAGATTGGTTTATGATAGAAGTCATGTTTCTATGACAATTATACGTAAGCCACTGACTGTAGTTGGTGGAATTACTTATAGACCTTTTGAAGATCGAGAATTTGCAGAAATTGTGTTTTGTGCCATTAGTTCAACAGAACAAGTTCGCGGTTATGGTGCTCACTTAATGAATCATTTGAAAGATTATGTACGAGGTACAACaaagattaaatattttttgactTACGCTGATAATTATGCCATTggttattttaaaaaacagGGATTTACAAAGGACATAACGCTAGATAAGAAAATTTGGATGGGgtatattaaagattatgAAGGTGGTACCTTAATGCAATGTTCAATGTTACCTCGTATACGATATCTTGATGCAGGTAAGATTTTACTATTGCAAGAAGCTGCATTAATGAGAGTTATCATGACAAAATCTAAATCTCACTTAGTTAGAAAAGGTTTAGAACAATTcaaagatttaaataatataaatccAATGGATCCAATGGATATTCCTGGATTAAAAGAAGCAGGGTGGACCCCTGAAATGGATAAGCTTGCTCAACAGCCTAAAAGAGGTCCACATTATGCTgcaattcaaaatattctaacagaaattcaaaatcatgCTTCTGCTTGGCCATTCTTACAACCAGTCAATAAAGAAGAAGTCCCAGATTATTATGAGGTTATTAAAGAGCCAATGGATCTAAGCACTATGGAGATTAAATTAGAGAATAATCGTTATGAAAAAATGGAGGATTTTATTTATGACGCCAAATtagtttttaataattgtagGATGTATAATGGTGAAAATACttcatatttcaaatatgcAAATAGGTTagagaaattttttatcagcAAAGTTAAGGAAATTCCTGAATATTCTCATCTGGTTGATTGATTGACGAGactttaaatatattcctTAGATGAAGTATgcataattattaaatgatgagtgactataatttatatagatatagatggacaaatataaatgtaCATTTATAAGTATATTATTTGCATATACCGATAGatagtagtagtattagtagtagtattatGTGTATATAAATGTAATAACAATCACGATACGTTTATTGGGTGAAAACATCaaaagttttattattattgcgAAAAAAACTTCatgaattctttttttttgtattttctttattagaaGCTAATAATCATGACGAGAAATtgcattatttaaaaagaaatttgattttcttttgtattgATGAATAAATGAGAATGGGAATAATTGAAtacaattataaattttaatttgtttaagACATTTCGACGTCTTGTTCTTGTTCTTCTGGATTTTCTTCAGCTTCTtgttcttttaattctttgatAATTTCTGACAATTTCTCATCTGAATATATCTTAAAGCCTTCTTCCTTTGTTACACAACTTAATTGGACATtgttttcatttaatttttcttccaTAACTTGctttaaaatctttaatactaataattctgCTTCTTTTAGAGTCAAAGAAGAATGCCATTCATTTTGTAATTCTGATTGGGCACCTTCGGAACCTGACCCAATAGCCTTTGCGTTGTATCTGTAGAAAGTTCCTGAAGGTTCAGCATGGAATAATTGATAGCCGTCATCTTTATCATAGCCAGCAATCAACAAAGCGACACCAAAAGGTCTGGACATCAATCTTTCTTCACCGGATGCACCTTCACCAAATCTTAATGCTAAATCACAAACAGATTGAGTCAATGATTCTACACTAATGTCTTCATCGTAGTATAAATTATGGGTAACAGCAGATGTTCTTGCATGTTCAATCATGGAACGAGCATCAGCAGTTAACCCACTCATGGCACAACCAATatgtttttcaatttcaactATTTTTTCGATTGAATCAGATTCTAAAAGACGAGAAGTAGCTCTCTTTTCAACACCAAGCACAACACCTTCACTGGTAGAGATACCAATGGCTGTAGAACCTAGTTTAATGGCTTCTAGAGAATATTCGACTTGGAATAATCTACCTTCTGGAGAAAAAGTACTGACACCACGGTCATATTCACTTCTTGTTAAAAACATTATCAACTACtaatatttgtataatattGAGGTTTACCAAAAGGACTATTTAACCTTCTATAATTGGATTCCTAAAGctgttttttaaaaaatatatatatatatattattctttttcaagGTTTCGATgcttaaaatttattaactaTGCCTATTCTAATAAGGGATCTCTATTTTGCCACCATGATATTTTCGTCCGAAGTGATGTATCACGTGCTTCAACTATAAGAGAGTTAGTATAATACTCATCAGAACTCTTCAGAAATTGAGTTTtcatatacatatattgTAGAGATTTGAGGAGTTTGAAGAgttcattattttaattttttttttatatactttttatattttcttcttaaaaagtaaattttattagtgtgaaattttggtaaataattcaaaaagaataataacgTAAacttatcaaaaaaatcaaacGTATAAATCTTGAACAATGGGTTACTATAATCAAATCTATTTTTGTTAATAGAATTATGATATGCATAATACTTTATCTATATGtgacaaaaaaattccagaattttgttgaaaatgaatGTTACTAAATATAACAGGTCTTTATGCGTAAATAAGTAATAATTACTGGTTTAGGAATAAAAGAAGAGTATAAtgtacaaataataatactaataaaatctGTCGAGCGTAAAATATTACGTACTAggtgatatttttatacaacCTGCATTTCTCGGAATACAAATAGAACTCATTCTTATATACTTTTGTAGTTTAATATACCCTATTTTTCTAGAGGAGGACAATTATACTTATCATGATGCACCATAAATTGGCTCTTCTTGTTCAAAATTGAAACGTATAAATATTCTGCATAAATTTGTCTATAAGTTTGtatttcttatatttatttttatatattttatttaataaagaaacatgagaaaaaaataaccaTAGCGAACTACAGCGTCTCTATAATTTGTGACTTTTAGATTAGGAATACTACCAGGTCCCTACACTGTATCTACAAAAGCCTTGATACTttcattatctttaatttgttcAAGGTATTTTGGATACTCATCCGATTTACAAGTTTCCCACCACTCTGCAGCCCAGACCTCAAACTTTTCTTCAGCTGGGTTGCCGTTACTTTCGCGACATATTTTTCTACTAcgatttttaattttgaatgaCTGATCCTTGTACAAACAATACAATGCTGATAATTGCATTAAGGGACCTAATTCGATAGCGAACCCATTCACTATGTCTTGACAAGCGTGGTTTTCTTTTTCGTACGCTTCTATAGCACGATCCAAATGACTTTATGACTGCTTGGAGATCGACTTATGTTTTGCTCCTGCAGCTACTATTAATTCGTGGATCAGGATATCAGAGACCACACCCgctttttctttctttgtAAACGATAAGGTTTTCCATTCATTAACGTAACGTTTCAAATTATACTTTGAAACTTAAAACAATTTGGGATATTTTACTATGTTTATGTCTGAAACGACGAACTTGGTCTATATTATTCAAGACCTTAGTGAATATTGACATTAACTCAGCGGCATAGCAATCAGTAACTCTGACCATTAAGGAATTGGAAATTgactttaaatattcagaGAGATCATTATCATCGAAAATTTCCGCATTTAGAATGGAAGGTGGTATCAAGACACGCAACTTCAACTCATCACTTGAGATTTCTTTGTTAGTAACAATTTCGTACGTTGCAACACCTGTATTCATGGttactattattgtttCAGCATGATCTACGTTGAATGGTGCTTGCACTGATAAACCAGCAACTTTCAAGATTTTCAGAATTTATGCTGGCATATTGACCTTTTgaagatttcaaaattctTCGAGCAATCCAGTCATCGTTAATAGCAATGTCTAATTCCTTGGCCTTATTGCTTGCACCTAATGTAGTGGACCTGAAGATAGTAGCGTCCATTTTTGTGTCAAACGAGATGTTATATAAAGAGTCTAGAAACTCTTCATAGATTTCATGGTCTGTACGAATATCCTTGGATAAGGTACACTCTACTATATCGTACAACGACATAAAACCCTTGTTAAGTTCGTTTTGGAACCATGTAGGATACGCCTTTGCAGGTACATATAtgttaaattttctaaGAACATAGTCTTTCTCCTCGTTGGAAACCTGAATAGTGTGAGTCTCAGGGGTAATGATTATATGTCCTAATCCCTGGTGTTTTGGGAATTGGCGAAATAATTTGGTCCATTGATCAAATTCAGATTTTCCAGAGATACGATATAAACACACTTTGTTCATGACATCATgattttttgtatatttttaaagtcGAGTGACTGACcttatcaaaaatatctCCATTAACGTTTGGAATGCTTTTGGGTTCATATGCTCCTCCAATGTGAACAAAGTCCGGGGTGGAAAGGAACAAATTAGTTATATTAgctgaagaaaaatttggtGGTTGGTTAAACTTAACTGAGCTAtagaatttcaattttagaaataaatattacaGTCTTATGAATTTTGATTGATAAATGTATGACGCAGTAAGTTTAAAAGCCTTGTGAggtataatttctttttttttacttaatGTGTGTGGAAAATTTGATCAACAAGTTCATTAACTAATCCCTGAATAGACTCTTTTCAATACTAATATCTTTGCCAAAAATTTTGTCAgcttaaatatatataatatgcTTTAAGAAGTTAAACACCtaacattttaaatttgaattcaaaAGGCTTTCTAAAGTAATACCATAACCTTTATCAGGATAATTACTGGAGCTGAAAGTACGACCActctttattatcttttagATTACTCACATGTTTCTAGTTTCTACACAGTGTCATGTATACAAATTGGTCACGAAAACAAGCCAGGTTCTGCTAATGATTATATAGATGAGACGATAATAAAGTTCTCAAAGATTATTCCATTCTTCAGTACCTAATGTATTTTAGCTAAGTTCTTTAGTTTTTTACATTATAAAATACTCTCCTTCATTTAGTAATTTGTTATATCGAAAAATCACTTTGTATGCCAAGTTCTAAGTCTAATACACGTGaacatttcattttatttttttatttttctttttaatttctgtaaacaaaaacaaattcggcaaataataaacaatgAGTAAAACGATTCAGATCATCACGAAAAGATTTAAGATTTAAGATTTACATAGAATTCCTCTAAAAAGGGATATTTAGGGTTCAACGCTagtatttaaaatcaaaatattttaattactGGATACAAGTGCATTAGAATAAAGCataaaatggaaattaGAACTAATGTAGTAGATAGAGCTTATCTTATTAATGATACCTCGATTGTGAAACATCTATTAAGTAGAACAGTTAATTATGAGCCCTTTGCGGCCAAGACGTTGAAAGTAAAACCACATCCATTGCCAGACGCTACTGATGCTACCACAACTAGAATACAAGAAGCTTTAATTGTGaaagatttattgaatattttaattggaTTAGATGGTAATTATATTCGTTTTACAAGTTCTTATAGCCCTACCAGTGATTCTAGTTCATTCCCCCAATTTGAAATAGCTAAAAATGTGGATAAGTCATTAAAAGATTTCTACATAAAGATGTCTGTTCTagcaaaatattatatctgcttaaaaaataaaatgataatatggTCTGATCAAAAATTCGGTTCAGTGATCAATAAATTTGGACAATATATTAgagattatttaaataatacgTATTTGAGTTTCATTGTAAATGATTTGGAATATGAATTTAaggagaaaaaaaatttttcaataacaTACATGtatcaattgattaaaaaCGGGAATTATATTAGACATATGGAATGCTTGTATGTAATATGTGAACAAATTGAAACTGAGATTAGTAAtagaatgaaaaataataatattcgtgattctaatgatatttttggaaataaCCCAACAAAGAGACGTTTAACTttgaaagaatttgaagaaaatattagaaaaaattcaaatattttaaacaatgaTAATGGGtttatttatatcaatcctaatataaataactTACCGAAAGGTGGggttatattaaaaattattcaaagaaTATATACAGCCAATTTGGGAGATAAAGTCGTTATGGATTTTATGAAGAATGTATTGAATGAAATTTCTGTAGATTATGTTAAGAATTTATATGACTGGTTAATCAACGGTGAAATTAATGATccatttaatgaatttttcattattaatgaaaataaagatgcAAGAGAACTATTATATAATGGTACAATACTAGTAGATAATATTTGGGATACTCAATATTCTATTAGAATTGATGGtttattagataaattCGTAACTAATGAGAGCTCCATTAATAACAGAAAGACTAATGATAGAGTTAATCATACATCATTACTAAATGggattaataattctggcaacaataataacaataataatgatttattatccaaaatatttatgacTGGTAAGATGCTTAATGTCATCAAGATTTGCTATGAAACTAATGAATTACCAAtgaatattgataataataatgagcttgaatatttgaatttatcatttaacaagtttaataattttgtgGAAATAATGGATGTTGATTCTAAAGTATTAGATGAATTTGTTGATAAATGCTATTTGAGAGCAAATCaattattctttaacaTGTTTGTAAAAGattataattcatttaatgttcttagaaatatttttacacATTTTGTTGGTTATACGAATAGCAATAATGTCTTTAAgtttttaaagaataatataaGGGAATTAAGTGTTGATTATCAAGAAAACATGATTCCTCCTGATCTAATTactaatttcaataatcaAAAAGGCACACTATTACTTTCAGAAAGATATAGCAAAGATATTATCTTGTCATTACTTGCTGTGAAACTAGATGATACTCATATTAGCCAGGTGATACCATCATATATTGATTATGATTTTGAGAAATCATTTCCTATGGAAGACCTAGATAGtaacaataataccaaTCAATCTACCAGTCAATTAATTCCTGATGAAATTCATAAAGCATCTAATGGAACAAATGCTTCTACTACTAATCAAATAGCTCCTATACAtgtattaaatattcatcatttgaaatttgagATGTTCATACCGTACCCATTGAACATTTTAATCTCAAGATCATGCATTattcaaatccaaattaTATCCAGATATATGTAtctaattaattattataacaTATTAATGAATGATGCATGGCACGATATGAATACGAATCCAATTTGGAGATTCCAAAAATTCCATTTATTGGTTAAGAAAAACATAATTACAAGAACCCAAATCAATCATAAtaagatgatgaaatttttagaaaatatatcttaCTATTTGAACCATAAACtgattaataatgaattagaCAATTTTTTCAGTTTAGAAGCCATTCAAGAATCGGCTAATAACACAGATCGAACGATTAGTGTGAATGAAATAACTAATAAGCTACAAGAAATATTGACAAACATTACGTCAAATTGTATCTTCTTAAATCTCTCAAAcaatcttttaaatcttcTCGATCTGTTCTACAGATATTGCAGATTTATCAGAGGCATTCGAAGAAATTTATGTCAATTAGACGAGGagttatttgaaagaaacAAATCGTATGTAAATCGATTAGAACCTAATGACCCTGAATTGGATCATATTCATTTCAATCCCGATAATATGCAAACAGTATACGACAATTTACTGGGCTATATCCTAAAGACTGAAGAAGCATTTAAATcggaaaaaaattcattcatACAAGGcatcaattattataaagatAAGGGTAAAGTGGAACAGATAAGCCCATTATCTACGCTAATTGACTTGCTATCGTAAAGTATTACGATAAAGCTTCCCTTCACTACGTaatgtattatttaatattgaatattccACCATTTTTTAAGTCTccaatttaattaattattcgTCAACCACctataataattatcttCTTCGAAAGTCTAAAATCGTACAGTCGATTCCCCCAACAATGGACTGGCAAAAATAGTGATGACTTCACCTAttaaaatgttttaatCGGACTTGATCCTTTACTCATTGGCAGGCTCCTACGAATAAACGGCGCTACCACACTAACCTTTTAATTATACTTCCAAGGAATTCTCGAGCCTAGTCTGTTAAACACAACTCTATTTTACAgcctaattttttttttctctcgGAAGAGACATTCAGGGTATTCACACATCAGTACACCATCATAGAATCGAGATAGAGTGAAATATTCCTGAGATTTTTAAAACCCAAAACAGAAAAACAGGATGCTACGTCTTGTGATGCTTAAAAAGGAAATAGTGGAAGCTACCTACCTTCAAGAGAATAAAGTTTGAATTCCCATTCAACTTTTCACAGATCTAGGTCTCACAACGAGCGAATATGCGAGAGTTCATATTTCTCGAGGACTAGTTAATTGggaaattctttaatttcctTGCCATCTTTCACATGAATAGCGTGAGATGTACGCATTTTTACCACTCTTTGGGACCTAAGTTAATTAGGCAATTTTAAAACTACGATAACATACTTCCAGACCTTTGAAACTCGAGTCTTTCTTTAGGTAGTTGTGagaaattatcaattaagCTGCTAAAGATACCCTACGGTCTCAACAAACGATTGGAATGGATGCTAAACGGCAGTAATAATTAGACCGGAAGGATCTTGTGACATGGTGTAATGCTTACCTGTCTTTGTTGCTGTTGACAGCTAGAGAAGACCTTTCATCCTTTTCCctcaaaatcaattatgCACGTTGTGTTCTATTCTACGACCTTCTATCCTTTTCTAGATCTGGCGTCGAATGCTGCTCGGTAGTATTGTGGTACTATTTGTTCTTTTCTAGATGTTGGAGTAGTAGACTACCGAGGCTTACAGTTCCACCATCATCATTAACGTTGTCATCCTCCTGTACACCTCCTACTCGTCTCGCATGCAATTGCCCATAGGAGTTGGAATAATTGAATACatgtaattatttattatttacgCCTTGTGGTACTTCCTGCTCATTGCACCTTACGATTGGTATCATGCAACTAGGAAGATAAggaaaaaggaaaaattggaaaatgtACAGGGTACGCATGGTTGAATATAGTAATATTACCAACAAC
This DNA window, taken from Henningerozyma blattae CBS 6284 chromosome 3, complete genome, encodes the following:
- the GCN5 gene encoding histone acetyltransferase GCN5 (similar to Saccharomyces cerevisiae GCN5 (YGR252W); ancestral locus Anc_5.65), whose protein sequence is MVEKSESKRDGHEIFEDKVNIKKPKLLQDENININSGNEIATNSEEMHKEHQENLLQENDSNQENQEGDHIKDNTLDNVKNQQDAGNHSVISEDQNKDVSVKANDEKDNDLEDNKPIGIQDEIADQDKGIIKFNFDGVDYKFKERSSVIEEKQGKIEFRVVNNDNTRENMMVLTGLKNIFQKQLPKMPKEYIARLVYDRSHVSMTIIRKPLTVVGGITYRPFEDREFAEIVFCAISSTEQVRGYGAHLMNHLKDYVRGTTKIKYFLTYADNYAIGYFKKQGFTKDITLDKKIWMGYIKDYEGGTLMQCSMLPRIRYLDAGKILLLQEAALMRVIMTKSKSHLVRKGLEQFKDLNNINPMDPMDIPGLKEAGWTPEMDKLAQQPKRGPHYAAIQNILTEIQNHASAWPFLQPVNKEEVPDYYEVIKEPMDLSTMEIKLENNRYEKMEDFIYDAKLVFNNCRMYNGENTSYFKYANRLEKFFISKVKEIPEYSHLVD
- the PUP2 gene encoding proteasome core particle subunit alpha 5 (similar to Saccharomyces cerevisiae PUP2 (YGR253C); ancestral locus Anc_5.64) translates to MFLTRSEYDRGVSTFSPEGRLFQVEYSLEAIKLGSTAIGISTSEGVVLGVEKRATSRLLESDSIEKIVEIEKHIGCAMSGLTADARSMIEHARTSAVTHNLYYDEDISVESLTQSVCDLALRFGEGASGEERLMSRPFGVALLIAGYDKDDGYQLFHAEPSGTFYRYNAKAIGSGSEGAQSELQNEWHSSLTLKEAELLVLKILKQVMEEKLNENNVQLSCVTKEEGFKIYSDEKLSEIIKELKEQEAEENPEEQEQDVEMS
- the TBLA0C06630 gene encoding uncharacterized protein (Ty like retrotransposon), with the translated sequence MNKVCLYRISGKSEFDQWTKLFRQFPKHQGLGHIIITPETHTIQVSNEEKDYVLRKFNIYVPAKAYPTWFQNELNKGFMSLYDIVECTLSKDIRTDHEIYEEFLDSLYNISFDTKMDATIFRSTTLGASNKAKELDIAINDDWIARRILKSSKGQYASINSENLESCWFISASTIQRRSC
- the SPC97 gene encoding gamma-tubulin-complex subunit SPC97 (similar to Saccharomyces cerevisiae SPC97 (YHR172W); ancestral locus Anc_5.63), producing MEIRTNVVDRAYLINDTSIVKHLLSRTVNYEPFAAKTLKVKPHPLPDATDATTTRIQEALIVKDLLNILIGLDGNYIRFTSSYSPTSDSSSFPQFEIAKNVDKSLKDFYIKMSVLAKYYICLKNKMIIWSDQKFGSVINKFGQYIRDYLNNTYLSFIVNDLEYEFKEKKNFSITYMYQLIKNGNYIRHMECLYVICEQIETEISNRMKNNNIRDSNDIFGNNPTKRRLTLKEFEENIRKNSNILNNDNGFIYINPNINNLPKGGVILKIIQRIYTANLGDKVVMDFMKNVLNEISVDYVKNLYDWLINGEINDPFNEFFIINENKDARELLYNGTILVDNIWDTQYSIRIDGLLDKFVTNESSINNRKTNDRVNHTSLLNGINNSGNNNNNNNDLLSKIFMTGKMLNVIKICYETNELPMNIDNNNELEYLNLSFNKFNNFVEIMDVDSKVLDEFVDKCYLRANQLFFNMFVKDYNSFNVLRNIFTHFVGYTNSNNVFKFLKNNIRELSVDYQENMIPPDLITNFNNQKGTLLLSERYSKDIILSLLAVKLDDTHISQVIPSYIDYDFEKSFPMEDLDSNNNTNQSTSQLIPDEIHKASNGTNASTTNQIAPIHVLNIHHLKFEMFIPYPLNILISRSCIIQIQIISRYMYLINYYNILMNDAWHDMNTNPIWRFQKFHLLVKKNIITRTQINHNKMMKFLENISYYLNHKLINNELDNFFSLEAIQESANNTDRTISVNEITNKLQEILTNITSNCIFLNLSNNLLNLLDLFYRYCRFIRGIRRNLCQLDEELFERNKSYVNRLEPNDPELDHIHFNPDNMQTVYDNLLGYILKTEEAFKSEKNSFIQGINYYKDKGKVEQISPLSTLIDLLS